In the Deltaproteobacteria bacterium CG11_big_fil_rev_8_21_14_0_20_42_23 genome, one interval contains:
- a CDS encoding MFS transporter, with protein MKRLLSFFLSRPLLVNLGTIIVLIAGFMSLSRLNRDVFPNISLDKVYVSAVYPGSAPEEVEKLITIPIEKELKEVDDILQMTSVSVEGRTAIVLEIDPDTNDISRVVNDIQRAVDKVPDFPQDLKDKPLVTELKTKDTPIIEVSLSGEMSELDLQVHAKALEDRFLDLPLVSKVVRKGWRDREYWVEVDPQKAADYYISLGEIISSLADHNVNVAGGSVIDNHVEALVRTNGEFAGVMDINNMILRSSIGGGTLKVEDLAKVTDTFEREETISRTDGTRAINLVVIKREKADAIDLVKEIRSTVADYESTLQDSQLSISLINDFSYYVKRRLNVMVSNGWVGMLLVIVCLFAFLSSRIAFVTTIGIPIAFLTTFIFMYFNGITINLITMFGLIMVLGMLVDDAIIIAENVHRHMEEGKSAKDAALVGTLEVWKPVLSSILTTCAAFTPLMFMGGIMGKFSRYIPLVVILALAASLFEAFIVLPSHLAEMERIPKKTHPRLTHIRNWLEQKIQTITETYLKLLHWVLRKRYLFLGIISLVMVITLYQAYQLRYIAFPQRGVEAFFVRAETAPGTSLERTAELMTPVEKMIARLPKSEVDNFVLLVGVHQEDPNDPEAKRASNLAQITVFLKPIADRNLDADQLIQLLEQDKKEVAGLEKLLFEKVRVGPPVGKPVEIRIEGEEMETLQVISAEVQEFLKGLKGLSALTDSYDEGKEEITFRLDEQKLAQAGISLRDFGQAVKASLDGIVATTIKKSEEEIDVRVRFPYERRYDLNVLEEVTIPNAEGKLIPLTSVSRFEKKPGVLSLGHFDRKRVIVVSANVDEENATSLSVISEVKKAFRDLDQRHKGYHIAFGGEYEKNLQSFKDFGFALIIACMVIFFILCVQFKSMLQPLVIMFAIPFGVVGATWAFVVHGEPKSFFAMLGVIGLSGVVVNDSIVFVDFINRMREEGKDILTAAYEAGRYRLRAVILTTVTTVLGLLPVAYGFMGNDPFLKPMALAFGWGLLVATVSTLLVTPTLYVVIEEIKSKLHKRFF; from the coding sequence ATGAAACGACTTCTTTCATTTTTTCTTTCTCGTCCACTTTTAGTAAATTTGGGAACGATTATTGTTTTGATAGCAGGATTTATGTCGCTCTCTCGCTTAAACCGAGATGTCTTTCCAAATATTAGTTTAGATAAAGTTTATGTAAGTGCCGTCTATCCTGGATCAGCGCCGGAAGAAGTTGAAAAGCTTATTACCATCCCCATAGAAAAAGAGTTAAAAGAAGTTGATGATATTCTTCAAATGACTTCGGTTTCGGTTGAAGGAAGAACTGCGATTGTTTTAGAAATTGATCCAGATACAAATGATATATCAAGAGTGGTAAATGATATTCAACGCGCGGTAGATAAAGTTCCAGATTTTCCTCAAGACCTCAAAGACAAGCCTCTTGTGACCGAGCTGAAAACAAAAGACACGCCCATTATTGAAGTTTCTCTTTCGGGAGAAATGAGTGAGCTCGATTTACAAGTGCATGCAAAGGCGCTTGAAGATCGCTTTTTAGACCTTCCTCTCGTTTCAAAGGTAGTGAGAAAGGGATGGAGAGACCGAGAATATTGGGTTGAGGTAGATCCACAGAAAGCGGCCGATTATTATATTTCATTGGGCGAAATTATTTCTTCTCTTGCAGATCACAATGTGAATGTTGCGGGTGGAAGTGTTATCGATAATCACGTTGAAGCGCTTGTGCGCACCAATGGCGAGTTTGCGGGCGTGATGGATATTAACAATATGATTCTCCGCTCCAGCATTGGTGGAGGAACGTTAAAGGTTGAAGATCTTGCCAAGGTGACAGATACCTTTGAACGAGAAGAAACTATTTCACGCACCGATGGTACTCGTGCAATTAACTTGGTTGTGATCAAAAGAGAAAAAGCAGATGCCATTGACTTGGTAAAAGAAATTCGCAGCACTGTTGCTGACTATGAATCAACACTTCAAGATTCCCAACTTAGCATTAGTCTTATTAACGATTTTTCATATTACGTAAAACGCCGGCTGAATGTGATGGTGAGCAATGGCTGGGTTGGTATGCTTTTGGTCATTGTGTGTTTGTTTGCTTTTTTATCTTCTCGTATTGCTTTTGTAACTACTATTGGAATTCCCATCGCATTTCTCACTACTTTTATTTTTATGTATTTCAATGGCATCACCATTAATCTCATTACCATGTTTGGGCTTATCATGGTGTTGGGAATGCTGGTTGATGATGCTATTATTATTGCCGAAAATGTTCATCGACACATGGAAGAGGGGAAGTCCGCTAAAGATGCGGCTTTGGTGGGAACGCTTGAAGTGTGGAAGCCTGTTTTAAGTTCTATTCTCACGACCTGTGCCGCGTTTACTCCACTTATGTTTATGGGTGGAATCATGGGGAAATTTTCTCGATACATTCCTCTCGTGGTCATTTTGGCTTTAGCAGCATCTCTTTTTGAAGCCTTCATTGTTCTTCCTTCTCACTTAGCAGAGATGGAACGTATTCCCAAAAAAACGCATCCTCGTCTTACGCATATTCGTAATTGGCTTGAGCAAAAAATTCAGACCATTACCGAAACATACCTTAAGCTTTTACATTGGGTTCTTCGAAAACGTTATCTTTTTTTAGGAATCATTTCTCTTGTTATGGTCATTACACTCTATCAAGCCTACCAACTTCGCTACATTGCTTTTCCTCAGCGTGGAGTAGAGGCTTTCTTTGTTCGTGCTGAGACGGCACCGGGGACTTCACTTGAGCGAACAGCAGAATTAATGACGCCGGTTGAAAAAATGATAGCACGATTACCAAAATCTGAAGTGGATAATTTTGTTTTACTTGTTGGCGTACATCAAGAAGATCCTAACGATCCAGAAGCTAAACGCGCCAGCAATTTGGCTCAGATTACTGTTTTTCTTAAGCCCATTGCAGATAGAAATTTAGATGCTGACCAGTTGATACAACTGCTCGAGCAAGACAAAAAAGAAGTGGCTGGCCTTGAAAAACTTTTATTCGAAAAAGTTCGAGTGGGCCCACCGGTGGGAAAACCAGTTGAGATACGTATTGAAGGGGAAGAGATGGAAACCCTTCAAGTTATTTCAGCTGAAGTACAAGAGTTTTTGAAAGGCCTAAAAGGTCTTAGTGCTCTCACCGATAGTTATGATGAGGGAAAAGAAGAAATCACCTTTAGACTTGATGAACAAAAATTAGCACAGGCAGGAATTAGCTTAAGAGATTTTGGTCAAGCTGTGAAAGCTTCTCTAGACGGCATTGTAGCAACCACCATTAAAAAGTCAGAAGAAGAAATTGATGTGCGCGTACGCTTTCCCTACGAGCGACGCTACGATTTGAATGTTTTGGAGGAAGTCACTATTCCAAATGCAGAAGGAAAATTAATTCCACTCACCAGTGTTTCACGATTCGAAAAAAAACCTGGAGTACTGAGCCTTGGACATTTCGACAGAAAAAGAGTGATTGTTGTTTCCGCCAACGTTGATGAAGAAAATGCAACTTCACTTTCAGTTATAAGCGAAGTGAAAAAAGCATTCCGAGATTTAGATCAACGGCATAAGGGCTACCACATTGCATTTGGCGGTGAGTATGAAAAAAATCTTCAAAGCTTCAAAGATTTTGGCTTTGCGCTTATTATAGCCTGCATGGTTATCTTTTTCATTTTGTGTGTTCAGTTTAAGTCGATGTTGCAGCCTTTGGTGATTATGTTTGCTATTCCTTTTGGAGTGGTTGGTGCCACGTGGGCTTTTGTTGTACACGGTGAACCAAAAAGCTTTTTTGCCATGTTGGGAGTTATTGGCTTGTCGGGTGTTGTGGTGAATGATTCCATTGTCTTTGTCGATTTTATTAATCGTATGCGTGAAGAGGGAAAAGATATTCTTACAGCAGCTTATGAAGCGGGAAGGTATCGCTTGCGCGCAGTTATTTTAACTACAGTCACAACTGTTCTTGGTCTGCTTCCGGTAGCCTATGGTTTTATGGGAAATGATCCTTTTTTAAAACCTATGGCACTAGCGTTTGGTTGGGGCTTGCTTGTAGCTACCGTTTCAACTTTACTTGTGACGCCAACCTTGTATGTGGTGATCGAAGAAATAAAATCCAAGCTTCACAAACGGTTTTTTTAA
- a CDS encoding Mn transporter, whose translation MELRERIKKVKPPAVKGLWKNLAIFFAVLGPGIITSNVDNDAGGIATYSIAGAHYGYGFVWAVLPVILSLIVIQEMSARMGAVTGKGLADLIREHFGLKITFYVMLALLVTNLANTMAEFAGVAASLDIFGVSKYISVPSSAFFIWWLVVKGSYRSVEKVFLGACLFYITYAISGVMANPDWGEVAHAAVHPQIEMNWPYLYMLIGVIGTTIAPWQQFYLQASIVEKGIDVENYRQSRWDVWIGCIMAGVVVFFIIISCAATLYPAGIQIENGAEAALALKPLAGKYASWLFSFGLFNASLFAASVLPLATAYYVCEGLGFEAGVNKSFSEAPQFYGLYTAIIIVSAAVVLVPKFPLVFIMVFSQVLNGILLPFVLIFMLILINKKKLMGEFANGILGNIISWTTALGLILLTLLMFFFFF comes from the coding sequence ATGGAACTTCGTGAACGTATAAAAAAAGTAAAACCACCTGCCGTAAAAGGGCTTTGGAAGAATCTCGCCATTTTCTTCGCAGTTCTTGGACCGGGAATTATCACTTCAAATGTAGATAATGATGCTGGCGGCATTGCAACCTACTCTATTGCTGGTGCGCATTATGGCTATGGTTTTGTGTGGGCAGTTTTACCAGTTATACTTTCCCTTATTGTGATTCAAGAGATGAGTGCAAGAATGGGAGCTGTGACGGGAAAAGGGCTTGCAGACCTTATTCGCGAGCACTTTGGTTTGAAAATTACCTTTTATGTGATGCTGGCGCTGTTGGTTACAAACCTTGCAAACACCATGGCCGAATTTGCGGGAGTAGCAGCTTCACTCGATATTTTTGGAGTTTCGAAGTACATCTCTGTTCCTTCTTCAGCTTTTTTTATCTGGTGGCTGGTGGTGAAGGGAAGCTATCGTTCAGTGGAAAAAGTATTTTTAGGAGCCTGCCTTTTTTATATCACCTATGCTATTTCGGGTGTGATGGCCAATCCCGACTGGGGTGAAGTGGCGCATGCGGCTGTGCATCCACAAATTGAAATGAACTGGCCGTACTTGTATATGCTGATTGGTGTTATTGGTACCACCATTGCGCCGTGGCAGCAGTTTTATTTGCAGGCTTCCATTGTGGAAAAGGGAATTGATGTTGAGAACTATCGCCAATCCAGGTGGGATGTGTGGATTGGCTGCATTATGGCCGGAGTGGTTGTCTTCTTTATTATTATCTCTTGTGCAGCAACGCTTTATCCTGCAGGGATCCAAATTGAAAATGGTGCCGAAGCAGCGCTTGCCCTCAAGCCGCTTGCAGGAAAGTACGCCTCGTGGCTTTTTTCTTTTGGTCTTTTCAATGCCTCTCTTTTTGCGGCTTCAGTTTTGCCTTTGGCAACAGCCTATTATGTGTGTGAAGGCCTTGGCTTTGAAGCTGGCGTCAACAAAAGTTTTAGCGAGGCTCCACAATTTTATGGTTTATACACAGCAATTATTATCGTGAGCGCTGCAGTAGTGCTGGTGCCAAAGTTTCCGCTTGTCTTTATTATGGTTTTTTCGCAGGTTTTGAATGGTATTCTTCTTCCGTTCGTCCTCATCTTTATGTTGATTCTCATCAACAAGAAAAAGCTGATGGGTGAGTTTGCCAACGGTATCCTTGGCAACATAATTTCTTGGACAACCGCTCTGGGATTGATTTTGCTGACCCTCTTGATGTTCTTCTTCTTCTTTTAA
- the rsmD gene encoding 16S rRNA (guanine(966)-N(2))-methyltransferase RsmD, whose translation MRVIAGRFKKTKLVAPKTFSTRPVLDQVKEAIFNILFNISDMQVLDLFAGSGSMGIEALSRDAAHCTFVENGKLALKAISENIAKCSLQPENLVIPTSVQSAITQLEKKKKSFDLIFVDPPYLKNLLNPTLAKLAKSSLIHEESIIVAEHHPKEPIEADKLGLVLTDERRYGQTLISFLALCPQKEEDV comes from the coding sequence ATGAGAGTGATTGCTGGCAGGTTCAAAAAAACAAAGCTTGTTGCGCCAAAAACATTTTCCACTCGGCCAGTTTTAGACCAGGTGAAAGAAGCTATTTTCAATATCTTGTTCAATATCAGCGACATGCAAGTGTTAGATCTCTTCGCCGGCTCGGGCTCCATGGGCATTGAAGCCCTGTCACGCGATGCCGCTCATTGCACTTTTGTAGAGAATGGAAAACTGGCCCTGAAGGCCATTTCCGAAAACATTGCAAAATGTTCACTTCAGCCGGAAAACCTTGTCATTCCTACCTCTGTTCAAAGTGCCATCACGCAACTTGAGAAAAAGAAAAAAAGCTTCGACCTCATTTTCGTTGATCCTCCCTACCTTAAAAACCTTCTCAATCCCACGTTGGCAAAGCTCGCAAAAAGCAGCTTGATCCACGAAGAAAGCATTATCGTAGCCGAACATCATCCCAAAGAGCCCATTGAAGCCGACAAACTGGGTTTGGTCTTGACCGACGAACGACGCTATGGTCAAACGCTGATCAGCTTTTTAGCCCTCTGCCCCCAAAAGGAGGAAGACGTATGA
- a CDS encoding uracil-DNA glycosylase, with product MGITSIPVTKKTLSSKDVVQIKVKENPTALKGNTEALLQLRENIGDCKLCRLCEGRTNLVFGVGNPNADLMFVGEAPGRDEDMQGEPFVGRAGKLLTKIIEAMGYARSDVYIANINKCRPPNNRPPADDEMQTCIPFLRKQIDIIAPKVIVCLGATAVRGVLQTEEKIGSLRGNFQDWDGITVMPTYHPAFLLRNPNMKKPVWEDMLKVIEFLKNDNTLPS from the coding sequence ATGGGAATAACGAGTATTCCTGTAACAAAAAAAACTCTTTCCTCCAAAGATGTCGTTCAAATAAAAGTGAAAGAAAACCCAACAGCTCTCAAAGGCAATACCGAAGCACTTTTGCAGCTTCGTGAAAATATCGGAGACTGCAAACTGTGCAGACTGTGCGAAGGCAGAACAAACTTAGTGTTTGGAGTAGGAAATCCCAATGCCGATCTTATGTTTGTAGGTGAAGCTCCCGGAAGAGATGAGGATATGCAAGGCGAACCATTTGTGGGAAGAGCAGGAAAACTTCTCACCAAGATCATTGAAGCCATGGGTTATGCACGAAGCGATGTCTACATTGCAAATATCAATAAGTGCCGCCCGCCAAACAATCGCCCACCTGCTGATGATGAAATGCAAACTTGCATTCCTTTTTTGCGCAAGCAAATCGACATCATCGCCCCAAAAGTTATTGTATGCCTTGGCGCAACCGCAGTACGTGGCGTTTTGCAGACGGAGGAAAAAATTGGAAGCCTTCGCGGAAACTTTCAAGACTGGGACGGCATCACCGTAATGCCAACCTATCATCCCGCTTTCTTACTTCGAAATCCAAACATGAAAAAACCAGTTTGGGAAGACATGCTTAAAGTGATTGAATTTTTGAAGAATGACAATACTCTCCCCTCTTAA
- a CDS encoding pantetheine-phosphate adenylyltransferase produces MNRIAICAGSFDPPTEGHLNIINRGLKLFDKIIIAVAINMSKTPTLSVDERLSLLKKIFEGNSRVEVDSFEGLLVHYAQSKKTSFVLRGIRNMSDYEYESQMALANKTLWPELETLFMMTEGKYAHISSSIIKEIITVGGSAEQMVHPLVENTLKEKLRK; encoded by the coding sequence ATGAATCGCATCGCTATTTGTGCCGGAAGCTTTGATCCTCCCACAGAAGGACACCTCAACATTATCAATCGAGGCCTAAAATTATTCGACAAAATTATCATCGCCGTTGCCATCAACATGAGTAAAACGCCAACGCTAAGTGTTGACGAAAGACTGAGTTTGCTCAAAAAAATTTTCGAAGGAAATTCAAGGGTTGAAGTGGATTCCTTTGAAGGTTTACTTGTGCATTATGCTCAGTCGAAAAAAACATCGTTTGTCTTAAGAGGCATTCGCAACATGAGCGACTACGAATACGAATCACAAATGGCGCTGGCCAACAAAACCTTGTGGCCAGAACTGGAAACCCTTTTTATGATGACAGAGGGAAAATATGCTCATATAAGCTCCAGCATTATCAAGGAGATCATCACTGTTGGTGGATCTGCAGAACAAATGGTTCACCCTCTTGTTGAAAACACCCTCAAAGAAAAATTGCGAAAATAA
- a CDS encoding TlyA family rRNA (cytidine-2'-O)-methyltransferase, whose translation MKKKRLDEVLIERGLASDKKEASFLVMDKRVLSGDTVLHKAGELVPADLPLRLRGEKKQYVSRAGKKLETALHHFNVDVSGLVALDVGASTGGFTDCLLQHGVAKVFALDVGYGQLDMKLQHDERVVVFDRTNLKTFSPEALGEKVDLVVMDVSFISARSLLPYLPAFLKPSAHVIILVKPQFELPAEKVGDGGIVKDVNAQQEAVQLVSEAGATLGWTTVGQVPSEIQGAKGNQEHLIFFCAS comes from the coding sequence ATGAAAAAAAAGCGATTGGATGAAGTGTTGATAGAACGAGGGCTTGCTTCAGATAAAAAAGAAGCAAGCTTTCTTGTTATGGATAAACGCGTTTTATCTGGTGATACGGTTTTGCACAAAGCTGGTGAATTGGTTCCGGCAGATTTGCCCCTTCGTTTACGCGGTGAAAAAAAACAATATGTCAGCCGTGCTGGAAAAAAACTAGAAACCGCACTTCATCATTTTAATGTTGATGTGAGTGGACTTGTAGCCCTTGATGTGGGTGCATCTACGGGTGGCTTCACCGATTGCCTTTTGCAGCACGGCGTTGCAAAGGTATTTGCGCTTGATGTTGGCTACGGTCAACTGGATATGAAGCTACAGCACGATGAACGCGTTGTGGTGTTTGATCGCACAAACTTAAAAACGTTTTCACCCGAAGCCTTAGGCGAAAAAGTTGATCTGGTGGTGATGGATGTTTCCTTTATTTCGGCACGTTCACTCTTGCCGTATTTACCAGCATTTTTAAAACCTTCCGCTCACGTGATCATTTTAGTAAAGCCGCAGTTTGAACTTCCCGCAGAAAAAGTGGGCGATGGTGGTATTGTAAAAGATGTCAACGCTCAGCAAGAAGCAGTGCAGCTTGTGTCTGAGGCTGGTGCAACTTTAGGGTGGACTACGGTTGGGCAGGTGCCATCTGAGATTCAGGGGGCAAAGGGGAATCAGGAGCACCTGATATTCTTTTGTGCCTCTTAG
- a CDS encoding membrane protein — protein MKKHLKNFIGMSCGALIFGVAYSWFLLPFKIAPGGVGGLAQIFYHLFGLPAGAVMVGLNIPLFIMAHLLIGRMFSVGSIFGLIMGALFIDLFSIQNVYRMGLFTDVLEKYNVGKEISQWAMTNDPLLAAIAGSILLGIGVGIIFRFRGTTGGSDIPVMIMKKYFNTSITMGYLMVDAFVILLVGIVFSDPNIVIWGFFSLFISSHMCDLAAEGSPNVKGAFIVSGKHEQIKLKIFEQLDRGITVLHGEGGYKGEPKKILYVAINRRQISHLRDIVKEIDPAAFVILHDVNDVMGYGFKSRALEF, from the coding sequence ATGAAAAAGCATTTAAAAAATTTTATTGGAATGAGTTGCGGAGCCTTAATTTTTGGCGTTGCCTATTCATGGTTTTTGCTTCCCTTCAAAATTGCACCAGGCGGAGTTGGAGGCTTGGCGCAAATTTTTTATCATCTTTTTGGTCTTCCTGCTGGTGCGGTGATGGTGGGGTTGAATATTCCACTTTTCATCATGGCGCATTTGCTGATTGGGCGCATGTTTAGTGTAGGTTCCATTTTTGGTTTGATTATGGGAGCTCTCTTCATCGATCTTTTTTCCATTCAAAATGTCTATCGCATGGGTTTGTTTACGGATGTGCTTGAAAAATACAATGTGGGAAAAGAAATCTCTCAGTGGGCTATGACGAATGATCCCCTTTTGGCAGCAATTGCAGGTTCAATTTTGCTGGGCATTGGAGTGGGAATAATTTTTCGTTTTCGGGGCACCACGGGAGGCAGTGATATTCCCGTGATGATTATGAAAAAATATTTCAACACTTCCATTACCATGGGCTATCTCATGGTGGATGCTTTTGTTATTTTGTTGGTGGGTATTGTGTTTAGCGATCCCAATATTGTTATTTGGGGATTTTTCTCGCTCTTTATTTCGTCACATATGTGCGATTTAGCCGCGGAAGGAAGCCCCAATGTGAAGGGTGCTTTCATTGTTTCAGGTAAGCATGAACAGATTAAATTAAAAATTTTCGAACAACTCGATCGAGGTATTACCGTTTTACATGGTGAAGGTGGTTACAAAGGAGAACCGAAAAAAATTCTCTACGTTGCCATCAATAGACGTCAAATTTCACATTTGCGCGACATCGTAAAAGAAATCGACCCAGCTGCATTCGTGATTTTGCACGATGTAAACGATGTCATGGGCTACGGCTTCAAGTCTCGAGCTCTTGAGTTTTAA
- a CDS encoding EamA family transporter translates to MNFLRFLFLACFWGGSFLAIKFLIADVQPFLAATLRVGLSFLFLTLLFCFQKKKPSIPKDLRFKLLLASLFFQGIPFLLLFWGERFVSPGLAGILNGTVPLWTYLVSLIFFKGDELFSKRKLFGLLIGFVGMYTLFSPQLNASGNNTELLGIMAIVGMAICYGIGTVMNRFFLSRRKDIHMLSSLYYQHIGSFLFMCCATLLFEGKPQFHSLFLHGKTLASLLYLSFFSTALAWIFFFHLLKEWGSVRTVSVTYVVPFFAVLFDYLFLGNLPGRAELIGAFGILIGVMFLQHEEVKKLILRKHRARPQIPC, encoded by the coding sequence ATGAATTTCCTTCGCTTTCTTTTTCTTGCTTGCTTTTGGGGCGGCTCGTTTTTGGCAATCAAATTTTTAATTGCCGACGTCCAACCCTTTCTAGCTGCAACTTTGCGGGTGGGCCTGTCTTTTCTTTTTTTAACTTTACTCTTTTGCTTTCAGAAGAAAAAGCCCAGCATTCCAAAAGACCTTCGTTTCAAATTACTTTTAGCCTCTCTTTTCTTTCAAGGCATTCCGTTTCTCCTTCTGTTTTGGGGCGAACGTTTTGTTTCTCCAGGCTTGGCAGGTATTCTCAACGGAACCGTTCCGCTGTGGACTTATCTTGTCAGCCTGATCTTCTTCAAAGGGGATGAACTTTTTTCAAAACGAAAACTGTTTGGCCTTTTGATTGGCTTTGTTGGAATGTACACGCTTTTTTCTCCGCAGCTAAACGCATCCGGGAACAATACCGAACTTTTGGGAATAATGGCCATCGTGGGCATGGCCATTTGCTATGGCATCGGTACAGTGATGAACCGATTTTTTCTTTCGCGGCGCAAAGACATCCACATGCTTTCAAGCCTTTATTATCAACACATTGGAAGCTTTCTTTTTATGTGTTGTGCCACACTTCTCTTTGAGGGAAAGCCTCAGTTTCACTCTTTATTCCTTCACGGAAAAACATTGGCGAGCCTTTTGTATTTAAGCTTTTTTTCCACTGCACTTGCTTGGATTTTCTTTTTTCATCTCTTGAAGGAATGGGGATCCGTGCGAACGGTGTCGGTTACCTATGTGGTGCCGTTTTTCGCAGTGCTCTTTGACTATCTTTTTTTGGGAAACTTGCCAGGAAGAGCAGAACTCATTGGCGCATTTGGTATTTTAATTGGCGTAATGTTCTTGCAGCATGAAGAGGTAAAAAAACTCATCCTCCGCAAACACAGAGCCCGCCCACAAATCCCGTGTTAA
- a CDS encoding aspartate aminotransferase, protein MLQLSTRAQKLEASATLAMAAKAKELKSKGVDVISFSTGEPDFDTPENIKKACIASLQRGFTKYTPTPGIPELRAAICEKLKRDNNIIYDPSQIVVSCGAKQALYNVFMALLNPGDEVIVPAPYWVSYPEQIKLCDGVPVIVETQKENNFSLQAGEFERAITAKTKMLVLCSPSNPTGAAYTKEDLSAIMDVAIKHNVAVLSDEIYEHLLYDNFTFVSPASLSTAAQEITIVINGVSKAYAMTGWRMGYAAGPKHLIDKVSSLQSQQSSNITSFVQEACVEALNGPQDEVEKMRKTFSKRRDLILSLLRDIPEIECATPQGAFYVFPCIGAYLGKKTESGASIHTSDELAEYLLEEAHIATVSGDAFGAQNYLRLSYACAEEKIVEGVRRLKTALLHLK, encoded by the coding sequence ATGCTTCAGCTTTCCACTCGTGCCCAAAAACTTGAGGCTTCTGCAACCCTTGCCATGGCTGCAAAAGCGAAGGAACTCAAATCTAAAGGTGTTGACGTGATCAGTTTTTCAACTGGCGAACCAGACTTTGATACCCCCGAAAATATTAAAAAAGCGTGCATCGCCTCACTTCAGCGCGGATTCACAAAGTACACTCCAACGCCTGGCATTCCAGAACTTCGAGCTGCCATTTGCGAAAAACTCAAACGTGACAACAATATCATCTACGACCCAAGCCAAATTGTGGTCAGTTGTGGCGCAAAGCAAGCGCTCTACAATGTGTTCATGGCGCTCTTAAATCCTGGCGATGAAGTTATTGTTCCTGCACCCTATTGGGTTTCGTATCCGGAGCAAATCAAGCTCTGTGACGGTGTTCCGGTGATTGTGGAAACACAAAAAGAAAATAATTTTTCACTCCAAGCCGGTGAATTTGAACGCGCTATCACAGCAAAAACAAAAATGCTTGTGCTGTGCAGTCCTTCAAACCCAACTGGAGCCGCTTACACAAAAGAAGACCTCAGCGCCATCATGGATGTGGCCATCAAGCATAACGTTGCTGTCCTTTCGGATGAAATTTATGAACACCTTCTGTATGACAACTTCACTTTTGTTTCTCCCGCTTCACTTTCTACAGCGGCACAAGAAATCACCATTGTGATTAATGGAGTTTCAAAAGCCTATGCCATGACCGGCTGGCGAATGGGATATGCTGCCGGCCCAAAGCACCTCATTGACAAAGTGTCTTCACTGCAGAGTCAGCAGTCCAGCAACATTACCTCGTTTGTGCAAGAAGCCTGCGTTGAAGCCCTCAACGGACCGCAAGATGAAGTGGAAAAGATGCGAAAAACTTTTTCGAAACGAAGAGATCTTATTCTTTCGTTGCTTCGAGATATCCCAGAAATCGAATGCGCAACGCCTCAAGGCGCCTTCTATGTGTTTCCCTGCATTGGCGCATATCTGGGTAAAAAAACTGAATCCGGAGCAAGCATACACACCAGCGATGAACTTGCCGAATATCTTTTGGAAGAAGCGCACATTGCAACCGTTTCTGGAGATGCTTTTGGAGCCCAAAACTATTTGCGGCTTTCCTACGCTTGCGCAGAAGAAAAAATTGTAGAAGGTGTGAGGCGTTTAAAAACAGCACTTTTGCATTTGAAGTAA